The Gloeomargarita lithophora Alchichica-D10 genomic sequence GACCCCGCAGTACCGCCTGCACCCCTAGGGCTTGGTTCAGTTGGCGCAAATTGGCTTCGCCCGCCCCCGCCAAGGCAACGGCACTTGCCCGATCCGGCAAGGGGAATACCAGTACCTGTTGCGGTTCTAAAGCCGTCAGCGGTTGCCTCCCCGGCGGGGCCGGGTGGGGGTGCGTTCCCCCCGTTCTGCCGTAGCGTTTAAGCCGTAGATGTCTAAATGGCAGGTTTGTCCCGCCACCTGTGCTGCCGTCTGGGTCACCGTGCGAATCGCCTGCAAGGTACGCCCGCCCCGCCCCAGCACCCGCCCCCGGTCGGATTCCGCCAAGGCCACCCGCAACCACACGCCCCCGGCCAACACCTCCCGATGCAAACGCAATTCATCGGGGTGGCTCAACATGGGGGTGAGCAAGTACCGAATTAGTCCTTCGTAATTAGGCATGAAAATCAGGCATGAAGTTGGTCAAAAATCTGCGCCTTAGTCAAAATACTGCGTACCGTTGGGGTCGGTTGCGCCCCTTGCTTCAGCCACTTGACAATGGCCGGGACATTCAGGCGGGTCTGTTGCGCCGGGTCGCTCAACCGGGGGTTGTAAAAACCCACCTCTTCCAATGCCCGCCCATCCCGCCGGGACAAGGCCGCCGTCGCCACAATCCGGTAGGAAACCTGACCCTTGCGCCCGTAACGCTTTAACCGCAGTTTGACCATGAATTAAGCCATGCCCCTAAAATTTCCACTAGAATTTTAATTCTACCACAAATTACCCAGCTAACACCATGCAGTTGATTGACCAGGCGGAAATCACCGTCCAGGGGGGCAAGGGCGGGGATGGCATCGTGGCTTTTCGCCGGGAAAAATACGTCCCTGCCGGGGGGCCTGCCGGGGGCAATGGTGGCAAGGGGGGGGATGTCCTGGTTCAGGCGCAAACCGGGCGCAATACCCTGCTGGATTTTCGCTACCAACGGCATTTTCAAGCCGAAGACGGCCAACGGGGGGGGCCAAGCAACTGCACCGGCGCCGGTGGCAAAGACCGGGTGATTCCCATCCCCTGCGGCACTTTGATCACGGATGCGGACAGCGGTGCATTGGTGGCGGATGTGGTCACGCCGGGGCAAACCCTGGTGATTGCCAAAGGGGGCAAGGGGGGGTTGGGCAACCGCCATTTTTTGAGTAACCACAACCGGGCACCGGACTACGCTTTGGCGGGGTTGGCGGGGGAATTTCGGCACCTGCGCTTGGAATTGAAACTTTTGGCTGAAGTGGGCATCGTTGGGTTACCCAATGCGGGCAAATCCACCCTGATCAGCCGGATTTCAGCGGCCAAACCCAAAATTGCGGACTATCCCTTCACGACCCTGGTGCCCAATCTGGGGGTGGTGGCGAATCCCCAGGGCGATGGCACCGTGTTTGCGGATATTCCTGGCCTCATCGCCGGTGCCCATGCGGGGGTGGGGCTGGGCTATGACTTTTTGCGCCACATCGAGCGCACCCGCTTACTAATTCATCTGCTGGACAGCACTGCCCCCGATCCGGTGGGCGATTACCAGGCCATCAGAGACGAATTGGCGCAGTACATTCCCCAACTGGGTCAGCCCCTCACCGAGCGTCCCGAACTGATCGTGTTAAATAAATTAGATGCCCTAAGCGATGTCGAAACAATTGAGGACATTGTGCAAAAATTATCCATACATAATACCGTCTGCGTCATCTCCGCCGTCACGGGGGCGGGGGTCACCGCCATGCTCCAGCAGGTGTGGCAAAGATTGGAATTAACCGCCGATCCCGTAAAGACGGCGGCTGACCTGGGCTAACTGTTTCAACAGCCACGGGCGGGGGGTGATGGCGGGCAAAAAACCACTCAGCAAGCGATTTTGCCACCCCGGAATCCCCCAGGGCAGACCCCGTTCCAGCACCCGGAAGGTAAAGCGCACCACCGCCGCCGGGGACATCTTTTGCATCCGTAAATCCTGACCCATCCGCTGAAAAAATTCCGTTGCTGTCGGGCCGGGGCAAAGGGCAAAAAACTGCACCCCGCTCCCTTGGTATTCTGCCCAGAGAGCTTCAGTCAATGACCGCACAAATGCTTTACTGGCCGAGTACACGGCTTGGTAGGGCAAAGGGTAAAATCCCAACACCGAAGCCACGTTGATCACCAGGCCAGAACGCCGCTCGACCATCCCCGGCAAAAAAACGTGGGTCAAAGCCACCAAAGCCGCCACATTGACCTGAATTAAAGCCGCTTCCTCCACTGGGTCAATGGTGTGAAATGCCCCGTGGGTACTAAATCCCGCATTATTGACCAAAATATCCACTGGCCTGCCCTGGGCATTGATTTCCGCCACTAAAGCCGTTACCGCTGGCGGTTGTGCCAAATCTGCTGGGATAGTTAATGTATTAACTTTATATTGCTCTTGTAATTTACTTGCTAGTACATTTAACCGTTCTAGCGAGCGGGCAGTGAGGATGAGAGCGCACCCCCGTTGGGCCAATTCTTCTGCAAAAATCGCACCAATACCTGTGGAAGCTCCGGTAACCAAAGCCGTTTTACCCGCATAGGTAAATTTCATGGGCAATCAGTCGTAACGCTTTTCCAACTATAGCAATTTGACCGGATTTAACTACGATTGCGCCCCGATAACCCCTGATTCTGAATGGATAGAGTATTGAACACCTCTATTTATTTGAACCAACCAAAAATCCCATCACTGAAATGCAGAAATTCCGCAGAACCAGGTACGGGGGCGGCGCCCCTGCGACCGCTGTTCAGAATTGAATTAGGATTGCTCTATTTATTTGAACCAACCAAAAATCCCATCACTGAAATGCAGAGATTGCCAAGAACCAGGGACGGGAGTGGTGCCCCTACAACCTATTTTTAGAGATGCCCAAAATAAATAAAAACGTCCCAGTACCCTTAGGTGAATTGCTGACTTAAATTCATGGGATCATGGACAGTAATTTTTTTCTTGGTAATCGAAATCCTGCCCTCTTGCCGCAAATCCCCCAGCAAACGGGTGACGGTTACCCGCGTAGAACCAATCGCTTCCGCAATCGCCTGATGGGAAAGTTTGAGGTCAATCGTTACCCCCACCTGCCCCGGCACCCCAAAATCCCGACATAAAATCAATAAAAAACTCGCCAAACGGTCACCCATATCCCGATGCGCCAGGGTTTCAATCATCATTTCCGTTTGCAAAATCCGTGACGACAAACCCCGCAACAATAACAGGGATAATTCCGGGTCACTTTTTAGGAGTATTTCAATCTGTTCAATCGGCACCGAATAGAGTTGGGTGGTGGTAAAACCCACGGCATGATAAAACCGATCCGAGCGGTGTCCAGTGATAAAAGAAAGCACCCCAAAAACACTATTTTCCCTGAGCAATGCCACGGTAATTTCTTCC encodes the following:
- the obgE gene encoding GTPase ObgE — translated: MQLIDQAEITVQGGKGGDGIVAFRREKYVPAGGPAGGNGGKGGDVLVQAQTGRNTLLDFRYQRHFQAEDGQRGGPSNCTGAGGKDRVIPIPCGTLITDADSGALVADVVTPGQTLVIAKGGKGGLGNRHFLSNHNRAPDYALAGLAGEFRHLRLELKLLAEVGIVGLPNAGKSTLISRISAAKPKIADYPFTTLVPNLGVVANPQGDGTVFADIPGLIAGAHAGVGLGYDFLRHIERTRLLIHLLDSTAPDPVGDYQAIRDELAQYIPQLGQPLTERPELIVLNKLDALSDVETIEDIVQKLSIHNTVCVISAVTGAGVTAMLQQVWQRLELTADPVKTAADLG
- the rpsP gene encoding 30S ribosomal protein S16 — encoded protein: MVKLRLKRYGRKGQVSYRIVATAALSRRDGRALEEVGFYNPRLSDPAQQTRLNVPAIVKWLKQGAQPTPTVRSILTKAQIFDQLHA
- a CDS encoding SDR family NAD(P)-dependent oxidoreductase, which codes for MKFTYAGKTALVTGASTGIGAIFAEELAQRGCALILTARSLERLNVLASKLQEQYKVNTLTIPADLAQPPAVTALVAEINAQGRPVDILVNNAGFSTHGAFHTIDPVEEAALIQVNVAALVALTHVFLPGMVERRSGLVINVASVLGFYPLPYQAVYSASKAFVRSLTEALWAEYQGSGVQFFALCPGPTATEFFQRMGQDLRMQKMSPAAVVRFTFRVLERGLPWGIPGWQNRLLSGFLPAITPRPWLLKQLAQVSRRLYGIGG
- a CDS encoding KH domain-containing protein; this encodes MPNYEGLIRYLLTPMLSHPDELRLHREVLAGGVWLRVALAESDRGRVLGRGGRTLQAIRTVTQTAAQVAGQTCHLDIYGLNATAERGERTPTRPRRGGNR
- the ntcA gene encoding global nitrogen regulator NtcA → MAVLQDKPLYTLLQRLSNGTFPQGVETFERGKTIFFPGDPAERVYFLIKGAVKLSRVYESGEEITVALLRENSVFGVLSFITGHRSDRFYHAVGFTTTQLYSVPIEQIEILLKSDPELSLLLLRGLSSRILQTEMMIETLAHRDMGDRLASFLLILCRDFGVPGQVGVTIDLKLSHQAIAEAIGSTRVTVTRLLGDLRQEGRISITKKKITVHDPMNLSQQFT